The DNA segment CGAATGCGTTGTTCGACGAACAGACGGCCGGAACGGGCAGATGTCCACAGACGCCGGCGGAAAACGCGGAAAAATTGAAGGAGATCTTCAAACTGGTGCGAAGGAACATGGAAAAGGCAGCGCAGGATCAGGCGCGCCACTATAATCTCCGGAGGAGGCCGTGGAAACCCAAGGTTGGCGAAACtgtgtgggccaaggagcaccacctATCAAAAGCAGCTGAGGGCTTCGCGGCAAAGCTGGCACCGAAGTTCGACGGGccgttcaaaataaagaaattcacgtCGCCGgtgatttgtattttggaaCACGCCACAACGAAGAAGACAAAAACGGCTCATATTAGCGATTTGAAGCCGGGAAGCGCGGGCGCCGGCGGGCCAGAGGACAACGAGAGCGACACACCACAATAAAACCCTTTCGCGATGAAggggggaagacgatacagggtatcgAGAAGTCGGAAGTCGCAGTtaatcactcacacacacacacacacacacacaaaaggcccGTTGGAGCGCGAGAGCGGGACAGGGAGGGTACACAGCCGGAAAACCGTTAACGGCTAACGCACACAATTGCGAATTCCGTAGGAGGCAGGTGCACGGAGGAGAATCCCGTTACCGGTACAGGCCCCGCGGAATAACGGCGGAAAGGAGTAAATCGAAAACCGAGGTTTCGTCGCGGCGGGGAAAGCTAGAGGCTTTCTTTTAAGATCAAGTCGGCACGAGATGAGCAGCAACGCACAGAACAACCGGGAGGTGAGGGTGACCGGCACCGGGGAACAGCCCGGAGCGATATGGAGGGCGGACTCCGAGTCCTACCTCCAGCTTCTGGCGTCACCTTTGCTGTCGCGATCCCCATCCCCGGTCCAGGAGGACACGGAGGAGGTGCCCGACGCGGAGCTGTCGGAGGACGAGGCGATGGAGGCGATCCACGAAGAACCCGTGGATTATGTGTCCCTCTCTTCGGAgagcgaggaggacgacggggGTGAGACCGTCACCCCGGTGGTATCCTCGgaggaggacgaaggaggCCGGAGCGCGAAGGCGAGGATGGCCTACCGCAGCGTGCGCCGGGCGACGCAGGGCCACGCTCGGATTCGGCTTGGAGAGGCGATGCCGTCGAAGGACCCGCGGGAGATGCGCGAGTTCGCGGACGCACGGATCGCCACGCTGCGGCGGTTCGAgcggatggtggtggagcggaaggcagccgccgccaaggcCGCGTGGGAAAAACGCCTATCGGAGTggcaagaggaggaggaggcactgTGGGTGCCCCACTCACCGTCGTCGTTGCCACCGCGGCAGCCCCCGCGGCCCCCGACCCCCCCGCCGCCGTCGCAGCCATCGCccccgccaccgccaccaccaacgcagcagcagcaggagcagccgccgaCGCCGGAGCCGCAGCACCCAGGgatgccgcagccaccgacgccgcagccgccgctgccgccaccGGCGCAGTCACAGCCGCCGacgcagcaggagcagccgcagctgccgacaccggagccgcagcacccggagatgccgcagccaccgacgccgcgGCCGCAACCgcagccgccgttgccgccgacgccgccaccggcgcagccgcagccaccaccgccaccacgcACGAAAACAccgccgccagcaccaccgacgccgccgccgccgccgcgcACGCCGACGCCGCCACCCCACGCACCCCGGTGCGAGCGGCAGCAGTCCTGGGAAGTGGACCAGGCGCACGTCGCGCAGACGCTGCGCACAATCGGCCTGGGCGGCCGCCGGTGGCACCAGCAAACGGTGACCTGGACATGGCCCGCACCGCCGGAGGACACGCCGGAGGCCCGCGTGTGGGAGGAGGTGGGCGCGGTCGGATGGAGCCGGTGGAGAAGCGAGCGCGCGACCCGCAAGTTCGCGCACGGGTAGAGGTCGGAGACGCGGGAGAGAACCCGGAGAagggtccgtgggtgtggcccgcaccaccaccaccgaagcTCGCGCGGCAGGAGTCGTGCCCCGAGGCAAGACAGCCACCGCAGCGACCCTGCCTCCGCAGGCAGCAGGCGCTGTGCGGGAAGCCATGGAAGGAACTCGAGCGCGCGGAGTGGCCACCCAGAgtggtcgaggaggccgaggcccAGGCGGGCAGAAGCCACAAGGACCGCTGGGCCAAGCTGTTCGTGCTGGACGGCCAGCGGTTCCGGCTGAAGGTGCGTCGCGGCGGGGACATTCAAGTATATGTGCctcaataaacacaaaaagcgaaaacgaCAAATAGAGAGTTGTGGGTCAGGGGAGGGTAAGGGCACACGTTGCTcacagtaaaaataaaaagagaggATGAGTAAATATGGCGGTTTTTACACTAAATTCCGTAACTtacctccattgagctgcaactccgaaatccacgtgactggagaaaatcgggatgggggcgctacgataatagcggtcgatcgatagggaacaaaaatactggatattatattgattttcaacacgctgccacactattggcagcaatcggcacgacatcggaatatcggaacaggaagtggcaacgccggtcgccaatatcgataactcgatcgcgCAATCTGCGATGGGACAACATCGGTAGGAATCggaggtggcaacgccggtcgccaacatcgataagtcgatcatggtgagtatcggtggagttgccagggATGTGAAGCGATGAAGAGGCGGGAAGTttaaatgcggagctggtgacaAGAAGCGgacggcaacagatacaggaggctggagaagggcgcaaagatcatgatgccgagtcgagacgtcgaacgacagggtctactaggctgaggctgccgggcAGAGATCAAGGAGGCAGGTCGACGTGAGGAGAATGGAACgttgaggatcaagatgccacgtcgagatgctcgaataggctgagacgtaaggctgcgatcaggaaggcgcaaggaggttcaagatgccaagtcaagagtgaattaacggtaccgcgctggaccttggactcgaacccaccaagggcgtagaggtcatacggtaacggtgcggactttggacaggcacaaagaggacgcaccgtgaactaacgggacatgtttggaccttggacccgagcgagccgtgtgcaaaaggggaaataacgggattcccgcacccgatataagggacggcgccggcgcagctcgggacagtcaagaagaagtacgcgagggccttaCAGTcagacagtcaagaagaagtacgcgagggccatacagccatacagtcgagaagaagtacgcgaagggccatacagccatacgaAAAGCTAAGGAttacgcgaagagtcgataccgagtgacagtgaaacgacgggaacacaagtgcgtcaagcgggcatccagagtggatcgccgcacgtgaagatcacaaggaacacaaggacctagcgtggtcagaaagggacggtggagtcagtggtcgcaacgtTGGTTTGGAgggaagcgctagcttaactcgcggacgatacaccctgccccataacatcctaagccccggtcgagcccgcaggttatccttcggcgagggcaacaagtgcctggcacacgcaggaagggacggtggagtcagtggtcgcacggtggttcggagtggagcgctagcttagctcgcggacgatacaccctgccccataacatcctaagccccaggcgagccggtacggatccccgtcggcagcgacgcaggcgtacgacggaaggacgacgagggagcaacgacgtgcatccagcggcgagaatcaccgaatcctgttcagcaagtgacgctaaataaaaggggtttaaatctgagaatctgtcttcttcttggtcgggcaatcacacaaatcataaatttggtgggacgaacaaacaaaatctctgagctagccgttgcatttcgtagcgagccgaaataagaaaaacagttcgttacagtaCTTTCAATATAGAAAgtaatgaacaaaataatgaCACTACCACTTCTAGTAGCAATGACTAGAACACAGAAAACGAACAAACAGAATATGAACATTTAGCGTACAGCCAAACAGACTTAAACGAATATGGACAAACGTTAGACGAATACCAAGAACAATACGAGTACTGTTACGGGACCGATGTAGGACAAGAACAATACGCCGATCTGCATTTTTTAGAGTAAATTCCTCCTCCTTACCTTATTTTGAGGTGAACGTAGGAGGAGAAGTTTAGAGAATACTTATTGATACGGGATCTAAAAGAAACTATATTAAGCCTAGTTTAATTAGTAATCCCGCTCCAATCGAGAAACCGTTTCATGCCGTTACAGTTGGAGGTATGATGCCGACATTAAAATCTTTCGATGCCATTCTGGGCAACGACACTTTAAAAGAACTTAAAGCAGTAATTCACACACATTCAAATTATATGTTCATTAAGGACAACgtaaaagtaattattaaagaaaaaaaatatgactcaataaacaataattgccCCCGTACAGCCCATTTGTCcgatcaacaaaaaaataatttagaatatttattaaaaaattttccCAACTTATTCTCAAAACCAGACGAAAAAATGTACGTACACTACTAACGTGACAGCAGAAATACGTACGAACAATGAAACACCTGTATATTCTAAATTTTACCAATATCCCATGTCTCTAAAAGACGAGGTTAATAAACAGATTTCAGACCTATTGGCAAATGGTATAATACGACCATCTGGTTCCCCGTACAATTCACCTGTGTGGATTGTTCCCAAGAAGTTCGACGCTTCAAACGAAAAGAAATACCGAATGGTAATAGATTATaggaaattaaacaaagtaaCAATAACTGATAAATACCCTATCCCCGAGATAAATGAAGTGCTTGCCCAATTGCAACAACCAACTTTTTTCCGTTCTCGACTTAAAAAGCGGATTTcatcaaataaaactaaagtcCTCAGATATAGAGAAAACCGCTTTCGCTATAAATAATGCCAAATATGAGTTCACACGCCTTCCCTTCGGTCTTAAAAATGCTCCATCCATTTTCCAACGAGCACTAGACGATATACTACGTGAACATATAGGGAAAATTTGTTATATCTATATTGATGATATAGTTGTTTTTAGCCAAGACGAAAAATCTCATCTTGAAAACTTGAATACCATATTCGATACCCTATATAGAGCCCATATTAAATGTCAACTTGATAAATGCGAATTTCTCAAGTGCAAAGTTGAATTTCTAGGTTTCGTAATATCCGATAAAGGTTTTGAAACCAACCCTGACAAAGTTTCGGCAATAGCTAATTTTCCTACCCCAAGGACAATAAGAGAACTCAGATCATTTTTAGGCTTCTCAGGATACTATAGGAGACTATAAGTGACTATAAGGGATTACGCAAAACTTGCTAAACCACTCACCATACTGTTAAGAGGTGAAGATGGACACGTAAGCAAGAAAGCAGCATTAACTAAAGCAATAAGCTTCAACCAAGAAGCCAAAAACGCATttaagaaactaaaaaattcattaatatCACAAGGTGTGATACTTAAATACCCcgattttaaaaaagaattccaCCTCACCACCGATGCATCAAACTATGCCATTGGTGCAGTTCTCTCACAGAACAGTCAACCTATCTCATTCATCTCACGAACCCTCTCCAAAGCTGATGAAAATTATGCAGCTAACGAGAAAGAGATGTTTGCCATTATATGGGGCCTAAAAGCGTTACGCAACTATCTATACGGTAAAGCCAAAGTGAAAATATTCACTGACCACCAACCGCTTACACATTCATTGAGTAGTTGGAATGGCAACGCTAGAATTAAAAGATGGAAATCTCACTTAGAAGAATACGACTACGAGTTACTCTACAAACCAGGAAAAGACAATGTAGAAGCAGATGCATTGTCTCATTTCAAATTTAGGTCAGATAAACTCAGTATCCACTCAACATAGAGACGAGAGTTCAAGCCATAACCTCATCCCTAGTATAGAAGTACCCATTAAcgcttttaaaaatcaaatcttcATCCATAAAGCAAACCACGACTATAAATTTAGCATACCTTTCCCTACGTTTCATAGACATGACATATACTTACAAACATACGAACTGGACGAACCTTTACTAATACTTCGGAAATACCGTAACCCATCCGTTATTAACGGAATACAAACTTCTGAAGATATCATGGGGAAAATACAATCAATATACCCAGATAACTTTAGTAAAGTTAAAATTCGTTTTACTCAAAGTTAAGTTACCGACCTCACTAATGAATCAGAGCAAGAAGAGGAGATACTTAAAGTCCACAATAGAGCCCATAGAAATGCTACggaaaataaaactcaattgTCGGAAAAATTTTCCTTTCCccaaatgaagaaaaaaacaagagagaacgctatagtcgaggttcccgactatctgatacccgttactcagctagtgtaagtgcgaaggagagtcttcaacactgacagtttttggcggtttgtgggcgttagagtgggcgtggcaaaaagttttttggcaaatcgatagaaatttacaagtctaatacaaaaatgaaaaaatattaaaacatatttcaaaagtgtgggcgtggcagctttatgcggtttgtgggcgttagagtgggcgtggcagcatgaatcaacaaacttgcgctgcgtctatgtctctggagtctgtatgtttaatctcaactttctagcttttgtggttcctgagatctcgacgttcatacggacagacggacagacggacggacagacggacatggccagatcgactcggctactgatcctgatcaagaatatatatactttatatggtcggaaacgcttccttctgcctgttacatacttttcaacgaatctagtatacccttttactctacgagtaacgggtacaataaaaaaattggtaaaacaATGCAAAGTTTGCAAGGAAGAAAAATACGATAGACATCCGACTAACCCCGTTTTAGAGCAAACTCCTATTCCGGAATACCCCGGACAAattatccacatccatatctATTCTACAGAAAAGAAATTAGTTCTAACAGCCATAGATAAGTTCTCCAACTTAGCGCAggccaaaataataaagtccAAAGCAATAGAAGACATAAGAAACCCTCTAAGAGAGATTATTTTCTACTATGGCGTCCCCAAATATGTTGTCATGGACAACGAAAAGTCTTTAAATTCACATTTCATAACTTTTATGCTCAAAGACCAACTCAATATAGATATTTTTCAAGCACCACCCCACAAAAGCACTGTAAACGGCCAGGTCGAAAGATTCCATTCGACACTCTCTGAAATAATGAGATGTATCAAGAAAGATGAAACCCACAGAAACTTTCCAGAATTACTAGAAAGAGTAGTGTACGAATATAACTACACTATTCATTCTGTAACAAAGAAAATACCACTTGAAGTGTTCTTTGGTAGAACAGTATCAACTAATCCCGAAGCCTACGAACAAACCAGACTTGACAACATAGACAGACTAATaggcaaacagaaaaaggACCTCGAATATCATAACCAGAAACGTAACGCATTAAAACACTACAACGTAGGTGacgaaatttatgttaagaTAAACACATGACTTGGTTCTAAATTATCAGcaagatataaaaaagaaatagttaaAGTTAACAAGAATACTACAGTTGTAACAGAATCAGGAAAGAGTATACACAAAAGTAACtgtttgggaacgagacaccctgtatgcgcgaacaagtcaccctttatctttgtttacattatcatttgtctgcagcttcagcggagcttatcagcggaatcaatgaaagcatcgcaccgctgtaattgtccgcgagcttgcccagtacttttccaaacttctaactcccttctaactgtaacttgtttacgtcttatgctactttaatcgtatggcgtgagtacagccaaagcttaagttagtcacatttttgatctgcaagcaaacgtacgcatcggtgtcgaactaattaatattaagtgtcggaaattaaccaataaatcaaactaaacagtaacactggcgggtttatttatgaacataaaaaattggtCCTTCGAGAGCCGGATTACCGGAACTGCGTTTCTTTCgggcatttgattttgattattggcCTTTTGGCAAACGGTGATCTATAGATTCCTACATCGTATAGAATCGTTCCCTTCTTTCGACCACCATGCGGAGTGTGATTCAACAACGGGGCTTCTGCAAAAGCCAAATTACTCGTGCACATAATAATgccttaaaatttgttgatgacaTTCATTCAGTGCAAACAATAGTTGTCCGCCTGGCGCAACTacaggaaaattatttgcggTTCGTACGGCTCTCGGAAGAGCtgtatgcatttaaatcggAAGCCGATTGGGAGAACCCTGACGAGGATTTTGACGCATATGAGGACAAACATTATGCTACACACGCTATTCTCAGCAATAGTTTGGAGGAGTTGAGACAGGATGTCACCACAAACAGTGTTGATGCCACAGTTCAAGCCGCAGACACATCCCAGAGAAGTCATGTCGATGTTCAGTTCGAGCGAATTAAACTTCGACTTTTTCTGGAAATTATGAGGactggaaacatttttcggaCATGTTTATTGGATCGATTGCTTCCAATTCGAGCCTGACGGATTGCcaacgatttcattatttaaaatcgtacCTTGCCGGAGACGCGCTTGCATTAGTTAAACATATTCCAGTTACTAATGACAACTATCGGGAAGCATGGGATCGGCTGGAACAGCGATATAACAAACAATCGCTAATTATTCGATCGTTCTTAAACAGTTTCATGAGCCTTCCGAgtgctataaattcaaatatcggCATAGTGCGGAAAATTGCCGATGGTGCAGACGAAGTTATTCGTGGTCTACGAGCTCTTAATTGCGAAGAGAGGGATCCCTggctaattttcattttactttcaaaattaGATAGCGATACCCGCCAAGCCTGGGCTCAGTGCGCAGAATCCGAGGAAAAAGGTGTGACCATCAACCGATTCCTGAAATTTCTCACATCACGCTGCGATACGTTGGAGGCTTTTAACTTAACTCGATCAACCCAAGCTCGACGCGCAGCTACAACGCACCACGCAGACACGCATCCAAGACGGGAAGAGCCGAAGTACACATCGTGCCAGCAGAATCACCAACTGTTTAAGTGTCCTCAATTCATCGCACTCGAAATTGCATCTCGCCGAGACTTCCTCAAATCAAGAAAGCTCTGTTTCAATTGCCTCAGCCCGGCTCATATGGTGGGCAACTGTACATCGAGGCATACTTGTCGGATCTGCCGCCGCAAGCATCATACTTTGGTTCATGGCTCGTCGCAGCCAattcaaaatggcaacaacattgACACAGCAAGTGTTGACAGCCGCGATTGACCAGCAGTGTCACATGCGGGATCTACAATTGGCCACAATCAACCGCTAGCTTGAGAAGGTCATCGCTTGGGAAGCGAGACTCCCGCggaaaacaactttacgcATCATACTCTGGAGAATATTCCGGCGGCTGGTTCTCAGACTCTGTTGCCAACCATCCTTGCTGACGTCATCGACGCCTGGGGAAACACTACAACCTGCAGGCTGCTCCTGGACACTGGATCTACAATAACCTTGGCATCGGAATCATTTGTTCAGCGAATAGGCGTCGGTCTATTCTCGGTCTCGCCGCCAACAGCGCGGGCGTTACCCGAGGACGCGCACATATCAAGCTGCGCTCTCGTCATTCGGGCCAAACTGTCGAATTGGTCTCGTTCATTCTCAACTCGCTGACGTCATCACTTCCTGCCCAAGTTATTGACACCTCATCCTCTACGTGAAGGCAAATCTGCGAGCTTCCTTTGGCAGACCCAACGTTCTGCACAATCGATGTCATTGTTGGATCGGATCAACTTTGGTCTCTATACACAGGAGATCGGAAACACTTTGGTAACGACTTTCCTATCGCTCTCAATACTGTATTTGGTTGGATTCTTGCAGGCTCTTACTCTGCATTCGATGATCACCCTACTTCTGCGGTTACTCATCACGCGGACCTAGACACAATGGTTCGTTCATTCATGGAGATGGACAGCATTCAGCCTAACCAGGCTCTCCTGGACGCCAGCGATCCCACAGAGCGTCATTTTCCTGCCACACACAAGCGCTCGACGGACGGGGTGTACGTCGTCGAGTATCCCTTCAAGGAAAAGGCACCGCCTATTGATTCGACCTTGCCACAGGCCATCAATCGCTTCCTCTCGCTGGAACGCAAATTTCGTCGGTATCCAGAATTGAAGCAGCAGTACGAAGCTTTCCTGGACGACTACTTGCAACGTGGACATATGGAACAACTGACCTCGGCTCAGGTTGAGGAGTCCCCAGACACCTGCTTCTATTTGCCGCACCACGCTGTCATCAAACTGGACAGTCTGACTACCAAATGTCGTGTAGTTTTTGATGGATCAGGAAAGGACAGCTCTGGAGTATCGCTCAATGACAGACTACATATTGGTCCACCGATTCAACGCGATCTTCTTGGCGTTTGTCTACGCTTCCGGCAGCACCaatatgttttatgcgcaGATGACGAAAAGATGTTTCGAggcattaaaatctttaagccACACACCAATTTTCAGCGCATTGTTTGGCGCAAGACTGAGAATGAACCTCTGCTTCATTTTCGCCTGCTGACGGTTACCTACGGATTGGCACcgtgtgaggagtcttaaaactccccacaaatccgggtgcaggagatcggcgtagcaacagcgaagacggctggaatgcgagaggagccaagggcggtcaggtcgaacggtaaataatggaccttggaccccggcaaagcggagagaccgtgaattaacggtaccgcgctggcccttggactcgaacccgccaagggcgtagaggtcatacggtaacggtgcggactttggacaggcacaaagaggacgcaccgtgaactaacgggacatgtttggaccttgtacccgagcgagccgtgtgcaaaaggggaaataaagGGATTCCCGCAGtcgatataagggacggcgccggcgcagctcgggacagtcaagaagaagtacgcgagggcca comes from the Drosophila teissieri strain GT53w unplaced genomic scaffold, Prin_Dtei_1.1 Segkk125_quiver_pilon_scaf, whole genome shotgun sequence genome and includes:
- the LOC122625577 gene encoding translation initiation factor IF-2-like, encoding MSSNAQNNREVRVTGTGEQPGAIWRADSESYLQLLASPLLSRSPSPVQEDTEEVPDAELSEDEAMEAIHEEPVDYVSLSSESEEDDGGETVTPVVSSEEDEGGRSAKARMAYRSVRRATQGHARIRLGEAMPSKDPREMREFADARIATLRRFERMVVERKAAAAKAAWEKRLSEWQEEEEALWVPHSPSSLPPRQPPRPPTPPPPSQPSPPPPPPPTQQQQEQPPTPEPQHPGMPQPPTPQPPLPPPAHTTDAAAAAAHADAATPRTPVRAAAVLGSGPGARRADAAHNRPGRPPVAPANGDLDMARTAGGHAGGPRVGGGGRGRMEPVEKRARDPQVRARVEVGDAGENPEKGPWVWPAPPPPKLARQESCPEARQPPQRPCLRRQQALCGKPWKELERAEWPPRVVEEAEAQAGRSHKDRWAKLFVLDGQRFRLKVRRGGDIQVYVPQ